One Roseburia rectibacter DNA window includes the following coding sequences:
- a CDS encoding 6-phosphofructokinase, protein MKRIGMLTSGGDCQALNAAMRGVVKGLSENVDELEIYGFLNGYKGLIYGDYRLLTSADFSGILTKGGTILGSSRQPFKQMRVPDANGLDKVEAMKSTYYKLRLDCLVILGGNGTEKTANLLREEGLNVIHLPKTIDNDIYGTDVTFGFQSAINIATDAIDCIHTTAASHNRVFIVEVMGYKVGWLTLYAGVAGGADIILLPEIPYDIEKVIAAINKRTKAGKGFTILAVAEGAISKEDAALSKKEYKEKVAKRKYPSVSYEIADQIFKETGVEVRVTVPGHTQRGGSPCPYDRVLCTRLGSAAAQAIMDEDYGNMIAMINGKTKRVPLGEVAGKLKTVDPDCQMIKEAKRIGISFGD, encoded by the coding sequence ATGAAGAGAATCGGTATGTTGACAAGCGGTGGGGATTGCCAGGCATTAAATGCAGCAATGCGTGGTGTGGTAAAAGGATTGAGTGAAAACGTAGATGAGCTGGAGATTTATGGTTTCTTAAATGGTTATAAAGGATTGATCTACGGAGATTACAGATTACTGACATCAGCGGATTTCTCAGGAATCCTTACCAAAGGAGGAACGATCCTCGGATCTTCGAGACAGCCGTTTAAACAGATGCGCGTTCCGGATGCAAATGGATTAGACAAAGTAGAAGCTATGAAATCTACCTATTATAAATTAAGACTTGACTGTCTGGTTATCTTAGGCGGTAATGGGACAGAAAAAACAGCGAATCTGCTCCGCGAGGAAGGTTTAAACGTGATTCATCTTCCGAAGACTATTGATAACGATATTTATGGAACAGATGTTACATTCGGATTTCAGAGTGCGATCAATATTGCAACAGATGCGATCGACTGTATCCACACAACAGCAGCTTCACATAACCGTGTATTTATCGTGGAAGTTATGGGATATAAAGTTGGCTGGCTGACTCTCTATGCAGGGGTTGCCGGTGGTGCAGATATCATTTTGCTGCCGGAGATCCCATATGATATTGAAAAAGTGATTGCAGCGATCAATAAGCGTACCAAGGCAGGAAAAGGATTTACTATCCTTGCAGTTGCAGAGGGAGCAATTTCCAAGGAGGACGCGGCATTATCCAAGAAAGAATACAAAGAGAAAGTGGCAAAACGCAAATATCCGTCCGTTTCCTATGAGATTGCAGACCAGATTTTTAAGGAAACAGGAGTGGAAGTACGTGTGACTGTTCCGGGACATACACAAAGGGGTGGAAGTCCATGCCCTTATGACCGTGTACTCTGCACCAGACTTGGTTCCGCAGCAGCACAGGCTATTATGGATGAGGATTACGGCAATATGATCGCCATGATCAATGGAAAGACAAAGCGCGTGCCATTAGGTGAAGTGGCAGGCAAATTAAAAACAGTAGATCCGGATTGCCAGATGATCAAAGAGGCAAAACGGATCGGAATCAGTTTCGGGGATTAA
- the dnaX gene encoding DNA polymerase III subunit gamma/tau — protein MSYTALYRKFRPQEFEDVKGQEHIVTTLKNQIKADRIGHAYLFCGTRGTGKTTIAKIFAKAVNCEHPVDGSPCGECPTCKAIAAGNSMNVIEIDAASNNGVDNIRQIREEVEYRPTEGKYKVYIIDEVHMLSIGAFNALLKTLEEPPSYVIFILATTEAHKIPITILSRCQRYDFRRISIETISARLMELMEKEHVTVEERAIRYIAKAADGSMRDALSLLDQCIAFYLGQDLTYDKVLETLGAVDTEIFSRLLRQILEKNVTGAIGVIDEMVIEGRELGQFVNDFTWYLRNLMLVQSSDDMEDVLDISTENLALLKEEAQMVDTDILMRYIRIFSELSNQIRYAVQKRILIEIAVIKLCKPEMEKDYGSLIDRVDSLEKKLEKGVVVTQASGEMAAGTTGSSAASEVLKKKELPKAIPEDIKQVMSSWSGILSQLTGITRTYLKKAVPTLGEGSTLILAFEDANAYTYIEENRSNCQDEFRAAVAERLGKEVEILVKLNDTGTPSGEIYPDLRQLINFEIEEDDF, from the coding sequence ATGTCATATACAGCATTATATCGAAAGTTCCGTCCGCAGGAGTTTGAGGACGTCAAAGGACAGGAACACATTGTTACAACATTAAAAAATCAGATCAAAGCAGACAGAATCGGGCATGCATATCTGTTTTGTGGAACGAGGGGAACCGGTAAGACCACCATTGCAAAGATATTTGCAAAAGCGGTTAACTGTGAGCATCCCGTAGACGGCAGCCCATGTGGAGAGTGTCCGACCTGTAAGGCGATTGCAGCGGGCAATTCCATGAATGTGATAGAGATCGATGCGGCGTCGAATAACGGTGTGGATAATATCCGCCAGATCCGTGAGGAGGTGGAATACCGCCCGACGGAAGGAAAGTATAAAGTATATATTATCGATGAGGTTCATATGCTTTCCATAGGTGCGTTTAATGCACTGTTAAAGACACTCGAAGAACCGCCGTCATATGTGATCTTTATTCTTGCAACGACGGAGGCTCATAAGATTCCGATCACGATCTTATCACGTTGCCAGAGATACGATTTCAGACGTATTTCTATTGAAACGATCTCAGCGAGACTGATGGAGCTGATGGAGAAAGAACATGTCACAGTGGAGGAGCGCGCGATCCGCTATATCGCAAAAGCAGCGGACGGCTCCATGCGCGATGCGCTTAGTCTGTTAGATCAGTGTATTGCTTTTTATCTTGGTCAGGATCTTACTTACGACAAGGTGCTTGAGACACTTGGTGCGGTTGATACCGAGATTTTCAGCAGACTGCTCCGCCAGATTTTAGAGAAAAATGTGACCGGTGCGATCGGTGTGATCGATGAGATGGTCATTGAGGGCAGGGAATTAGGGCAGTTTGTCAATGATTTTACATGGTATTTAAGAAACCTTATGCTTGTGCAGAGTTCGGATGATATGGAGGATGTGCTTGATATTTCAACGGAAAACCTTGCTCTGTTAAAAGAAGAGGCGCAGATGGTCGATACGGATATTCTTATGCGTTACATCCGTATTTTTTCGGAATTAAGTAATCAGATCCGTTATGCAGTGCAGAAACGTATTCTGATCGAGATTGCGGTGATCAAATTATGTAAACCGGAGATGGAAAAAGATTATGGTTCACTGATCGACCGCGTGGACAGTCTCGAAAAAAAGCTGGAGAAGGGCGTTGTAGTGACGCAGGCATCCGGTGAGATGGCTGCGGGGACAACAGGTTCTTCTGCCGCATCGGAAGTGTTAAAAAAAAAGGAACTTCCCAAGGCAATCCCTGAAGATATTAAGCAGGTCATGAGCAGCTGGAGCGGCATTTTATCACAGCTGACAGGAATTACAAGAACCTATCTCAAAAAAGCAGTTCCGACATTAGGAGAGGGCAGTACGCTGATACTGGCATTTGAGGATGCCAACGCGTATACTTATATAGAAGAGAACCGTTCCAACTGTCAGGATGAATTTCGGGCAGCAGTTGCAGAAAGACTTGGCAAAGAGGTAGAGATTCTGGTAAAATTAAATGACACTGGCACGCCAAGCGGGGAGATATACCCTGATTTGCGCCAGTTGATTAATTTTGAAATAGAAGAAGACGATTTTTAG
- a CDS encoding sodium:proton antiporter, translated as MKKLLALCGSIATMLLFTPLTILAAESGESSTATVPVWLCIPFAGLLLCIAVLPLVKPEWWEKNQPLAVAAWSLLFIIPFAVTYSAGDAVETVLECILNDYLTFIVLLFGLFCVAGNITLEGDLAGSPRVNVIFLAIGTLLSSCIGTTGASMLMVRPMIKMNSWRQHKSHIMVFFIFLISNMGGCLTPIGDPPLLMGFMRGVPFFWSMHLFPILIFNMVILLTVFYLLDRHNYRKDIANGRKPDISKAGTTLKIDGLHNIIFLVMIVAAVILSGTLPNLAAFQDAAGNVRGIRIFREVTLGFPSIIEVAIILLAALLSFKTTDPQIRTSNHFTWGAIKEVAVLFIGIFITMQPALMLLKSMGPELGLSKPFEMFWATGALSSFLDNTPTYLVFLTTAGTLGFSQGIATTVGTIPVKMLTAISCGAVFMGANTYIGNAPNFMVKSISDENGVRMPSFFGYLLWSIVFLVPVFIIDTLVFFL; from the coding sequence ATGAAAAAGTTACTTGCTCTTTGTGGAAGCATCGCAACTATGCTGCTTTTCACACCGCTAACGATTCTCGCAGCAGAATCCGGCGAAAGCAGTACTGCAACCGTTCCGGTATGGCTTTGTATCCCATTTGCCGGTCTGTTACTCTGTATCGCAGTACTTCCGCTTGTAAAACCGGAATGGTGGGAGAAAAACCAGCCGCTTGCCGTAGCTGCTTGGTCCCTGTTATTTATTATTCCATTTGCAGTGACCTATAGTGCCGGCGATGCGGTCGAAACAGTACTTGAGTGTATTTTAAACGATTACCTGACTTTTATCGTCCTGTTATTTGGTCTGTTCTGTGTTGCCGGTAACATCACTTTAGAAGGCGATCTCGCAGGTTCCCCGCGTGTCAACGTAATCTTCCTTGCAATCGGTACCTTACTTTCCAGCTGTATCGGTACAACGGGTGCCAGTATGTTAATGGTACGTCCGATGATCAAGATGAACTCCTGGCGTCAGCACAAGAGTCACATTATGGTATTCTTCATTTTCCTGATCTCGAATATGGGAGGATGCTTAACCCCAATCGGTGATCCGCCACTTTTAATGGGATTTATGCGTGGTGTTCCGTTCTTCTGGAGCATGCATCTGTTCCCGATTTTAATCTTTAATATGGTAATTTTATTGACTGTATTTTATCTCTTAGACCGTCACAATTACCGCAAAGATATCGCAAACGGCAGAAAACCGGATATCAGCAAAGCCGGTACTACTTTAAAAATCGATGGTCTGCACAACATCATCTTCCTGGTTATGATCGTTGCTGCCGTTATTTTAAGCGGAACACTTCCAAACCTTGCCGCATTTCAGGATGCAGCCGGAAATGTACGTGGTATCCGTATATTCCGTGAAGTAACTCTTGGTTTTCCTTCTATTATTGAGGTTGCCATCATCCTGCTTGCCGCTTTACTCTCCTTTAAAACAACAGACCCGCAGATCCGTACCAGCAACCACTTTACCTGGGGTGCAATCAAAGAAGTTGCCGTTCTCTTCATCGGTATTTTTATTACCATGCAGCCGGCGCTGATGCTTCTTAAATCCATGGGACCGGAGCTTGGTCTTTCCAAACCATTTGAAATGTTCTGGGCAACCGGTGCACTTTCCAGTTTCCTTGATAACACACCGACCTATCTGGTATTCCTGACAACCGCAGGTACACTTGGTTTTTCGCAGGGTATTGCAACTACCGTCGGAACAATTCCGGTCAAGATGCTCACTGCGATCTCCTGTGGTGCCGTATTTATGGGTGCAAACACTTATATCGGAAATGCACCAAACTTTATGGTAAAATCCATCTCTGACGAGAACGGTGTGCGCATGCCATCGTTCTTCGGATACTTATTATGGTCAATCGTATTTTTAGTTCCGGTGTTTATCATTGACACTCTGGTATTCTTTTTATAA
- a CDS encoding Uma2 family endonuclease: protein MSLSKENTFTTKYIYSLPEGKRAELIDGVIYDMAPPNRLHQELVMNLSAEIRDYIKKNNGSCKVYPAPFAVFLNQDDKTYVEPDISVICDKSKLDDRGCNGAPDWIIEIASPSTKRLDFGIKLFKYRSAGVREYWIVNPLTKTVNVFDLEKEELSDQYNFDDDIQVCIYDDLTINITELLK, encoded by the coding sequence ATGTCATTATCAAAAGAAAACACTTTTACAACCAAATATATCTATTCCCTTCCAGAAGGGAAACGCGCAGAGCTGATCGATGGTGTTATTTATGATATGGCACCGCCAAACAGACTGCATCAGGAACTTGTGATGAATTTATCAGCAGAAATTCGTGATTATATCAAAAAAAATAATGGTTCCTGCAAAGTCTATCCGGCACCATTTGCCGTTTTTCTGAATCAGGACGATAAAACTTACGTTGAACCGGATATCAGCGTTATTTGTGACAAATCAAAACTTGACGACCGTGGGTGTAACGGTGCACCGGACTGGATCATTGAGATTGCATCTCCCAGCACGAAGCGCCTCGATTTTGGAATAAAATTATTCAAATACCGTTCTGCCGGAGTCCGTGAATACTGGATTGTAAATCCACTCACCAAAACAGTAAACGTGTTTGATTTGGAAAAAGAGGAATTAAGTGACCAGTACAATTTTGACGATGATATACAGGTATGTATTTATGATGATCTGACAATTAATATTACAGAGTTGCTGAAATAA
- a CDS encoding cytidylate kinase-like family protein has protein sequence MENNIETSRALATRIYDLDSEVYRLIGSSLGRTFTGDKETSIRNLTTLISTHPQGHLLRSEIALIGNMARTIRNKEDRSRMMHEYNEILHQIAELPASFGSVDILDQNLASLNTSNLHQKFSKDDHLIICIGRTHGSAGTDIGFALADALKINYYDVEIFNRVLERLEAEKDSVTDRDSFTAKLDKVAKHDTNAKRFLKDFSRYHGLPKKDAVFFNQSDLIVEMAKKEDFIVMGRCADVILTNNRIPHISIFITAPFEQRVHRMMEVNNLPLREAVRRLKKIDKGHEQYYHFYTGRKWGDAVNYDLCINSACYGIEESVELIERMIDRHPEK, from the coding sequence ATGGAAAATAATATCGAAACATCACGGGCACTTGCTACCCGCATTTATGATCTCGACAGTGAAGTTTACCGTCTGATAGGTTCTTCCCTTGGACGCACTTTTACCGGCGACAAAGAAACAAGCATTCGTAACCTGACAACCCTGATCTCCACACACCCGCAGGGACACCTGCTCCGCAGTGAGATTGCTTTAATCGGTAATATGGCACGTACGATCCGCAATAAAGAGGACCGCAGCCGTATGATGCATGAATACAATGAGATTTTACACCAGATTGCAGAACTGCCTGCAAGTTTTGGTTCGGTCGATATCCTTGACCAGAATCTTGCTTCCTTAAATACATCCAACCTGCACCAGAAATTTTCCAAAGACGATCATCTGATCATCTGTATCGGAAGAACACACGGAAGTGCCGGTACTGATATCGGTTTTGCACTTGCAGATGCATTAAAGATCAACTACTATGATGTTGAGATTTTCAACCGCGTATTAGAGCGTTTAGAGGCAGAAAAAGATTCCGTTACAGACCGCGACAGTTTTACAGCCAAACTTGATAAAGTAGCTAAACACGATACCAACGCCAAGCGTTTCTTAAAAGATTTCAGCCGTTATCACGGTCTGCCAAAAAAAGATGCAGTATTTTTCAATCAGAGTGATCTGATCGTGGAAATGGCAAAAAAAGAAGACTTTATCGTAATGGGACGCTGTGCAGATGTGATTCTGACAAACAACCGCATCCCACACATCAGTATCTTCATCACCGCTCCGTTTGAACAGCGTGTGCACCGTATGATGGAGGTAAACAATCTTCCACTCAGGGAAGCCGTTCGCCGTTTGAAAAAGATTGATAAAGGACATGAGCAGTACTATCATTTTTATACCGGACGTAAATGGGGCGATGCCGTAAACTATGATCTTTGTATCAACAGTGCATGCTACGGTATCGAAGAATCCGTAGAACTGATTGAGCGTATGATCGACAGACATCCTGAAAAATAA